In Euwallacea fornicatus isolate EFF26 chromosome 6, ASM4011564v1, whole genome shotgun sequence, the DNA window TTTGCTACTACACAATTTCAAACTGTTATTTCTTACCGAAGCGGGTCCTACGATGTTCGAGATTTGATTATAAGACAACTCCAGACGATGAAGCCTTTCGAGGCCGAATATTTCGCTGAAGCAAAATTCGGACAACAAGTTGTTACTTAAGTTcaaagtttccaaactttttagCGGCAGCAACGAGTGATTCAAAGTGCTGATTTGGTTGTAGGCTAGATCTAATGTGTCTAAAACTTCGCATTCTAGAAAATCCGTTGCGGTTATCTAGAACAGCTTTGCTTATCGACACTGTCAAACGCTACATTATGAACTATTCGTACCGTATGTATTTGGTTCGATTTCAAGTCTATCCGCTCTAAAGCTCTACATCCTGCAATGGCGCCGTCTAGGGAAGTTATCTCGTTGTTGTTGAGAAAAACTGTTTCCAATCGCGGGTAATCTGACAATTGTTGAGGAATCCTCACTAACCTGGTAATGAGACGAACGTTGAGGTACAGTAACAGCGTGAAGACAACGCTTAAGTGAAGTGCTAATACCTACCTGTTGTTGGATGCGTGAATCATCTTTAAATTAGAAGCTTCATACGGCAGTTGTCCTTCCAAATCTTCGAACTCGTTTGCATTTAGAAACAACCAGCTCATGTCTCTCAAACCTGAAAAATATGCGGCATTTATTACGCGTATTTATCAATGAAGCCGTAGGGATGGGACACCAGCCGAGGATTCCAATAGATATATTTTGGTCCAGTAGGAATGTAAACATGGTAATGTAATAATGCTGTTATACGATGAACATGAGCAACTGATGTCAGAGACAATGCATCACTGCCCCTTTTTAGTCGTTACCTGTTAACGTGCCGTTCAAATTGTAGATCCTATTGCGTCCCAAGTGTAATCGCTGTATTTGTAGAGGAATCGAGTTTTTATCAATCTTGGAGATTTGATTCCCCGGCAAAACTATCGTGCGTATGTCTGCCAAACCCTGTGGGACAAACTTAATTCAAATATATGAAATATCTGTAGCCCGATCGTACTTAAGATCTCTTCAGGCCTCAGGTATCATGTCAGACACATGcggtttaaatttgtttttacataCTTTCCGCACAGGATAAGGAACGGACTAAACCTATTTACCTCAAAACTATTTAGCAGTATCTCTTTTATATTAGTTCTGCCAAGATCGACGGTTTGGATATTAGGCATGTATTTCCATAGGTGTCCTGGAATCGCGTCGATACTAGTGTCGGCGAAACTTACGTAAGTCACCCTTGACATTCCGGCGAAGGTATTTTCTTCCAAAAACCTATAATTATAAAGTTCAGCATGAGGAATGTTTTTATCTCATTGCCATTACTATACAACGTATACAAGATTTAGTTTACacatattgaaatttccaaaactatAAGATTTTTGAAGTCGGTTAAACTGTAAAAGTTCTAGAcaagattttttgaaaaactggcATTTTGGCTatctaagaattttttaaaatttaaccagATCGGCCGGTTCGTTTTCGCATTACGTTGCTAACATAAGAACTTTCAGTAGATTTTTATAATGATTTGGCCAATCTATTCGAGCGGAGCATTACCTTTTGCAAACTCGACGTAAAGAATATTAAGGAACATCCCTCAATGAAatgtttgataaaaaattccGTAGAACCGTAGTCATTACAGGTCTCGGCATCATTTAATCAGTACGTACCGAATACTGAGacattaatttgatttaaaggCAGACAAGTTATAAATGAAACAAGTTAATTGGCCGGCTGGGTGTAGATTTTGCGCTGGTTGACATCATAATGGATGTAATAAGGTAGTAGATACCAAAAGGGAATACGCACGACCATACCACGGAACTAAGCGCGATTTCTCCTTTGGTGGCGCCTGAGAGAAAGAGGGGCGTCACGCAATGAACAGTCAGGGGAAATGCTCGCGTGTCCGCTACAGAGTTGCATATGTACAACACTCCAAATACTCtttatttcatactttttGCGCAGATCCATTTACCCCGTGCTAATTTGAGGCAAATACATCCAATATTGTAACATCCAATGTTGTAATGCTAAGAACCGTACCGTACCGGACTATTGAGGTATACGTTTAACATTTAGATACGATGAGTATGATGTACGTAATAAGACCACAAAATGGATAATTACTCACAAGTCTACTTTGCGGTagccaaataaaataaaaactgaaattaagtTTTGAAATGTGTGTTAAAGGCGAAATATGGAATAAATCAAGAGAAACTTACCCAATTTTGGAGAGGGCGACCGTAAAATCACCTTCTGCAGGTGCGTAAGTGCGCCAGCATTATAAGTGTCCTCTCTCTAATTAAACTTGGATGTAATTTCAGTTCGTTATATTGTCAAGAAACGCTGTGCATTTTGAGTCAcaacatattttttgtaaaatagacgatggtataaaataaaatgatatacGACACACGTAAATCACGTATGAAACATGCAATGGAAATAACTATAATCTAAAATCTTTCAATATCACCCTATTTAGACAACGATGAATTCCGCATAACGTTCAACCTGTGAGAATTCGCCTCAAGCATcccaattaattaattaatttcgcttaataaaacaattgaCGAGTAcccatttattataaattaatctCTCGGCTATTTATTATTCGATGCCGTAAATCGAGGCGCCACTTAATTGCCAGTAAAACGATAATTTTCCGACACGACTTATGGCTCTTTTTTCGTCTCCATAAACCGCATGCTGCAGAAGAAATATCTACCGATACTTCACAGGTTCATTCGACAGACCTTCTTCGATTTCAATCTAACAAACCAGATGAATCGCGATGAATCGTTCTAATAATGCATTTAATGGGAAAGCCAGTCTCGTTAGGAGCTGTCACCACTGGTTAATTGGCcattccaagagaaatagacTGCGTTCTTGTCACGTGCCAGACCACGTACGAGAACAAGGGGACTTCGTTCGGTTTACATTGGAAGAAGAAAATCCCAGGAATGTGGTTCACGACGGTTTCTTCAAGTCTTGTGTTTTAGGTCTATATGGCGTCATCCCGGCATTTATCGCACTTACCCCAAATAGTCGTGGTTAAGTTTGATGCTCTCAATTGTAACGTTAATTTCCCGAAACTGCCGGTATTGCAAATCTTGCAAATTGGACCTCTCCAACCTCAAGTTGATCTTCTCATGGGAATGGAAGTGGCCTCTGAGCAGGTCTACCACCTAAAAACCATGTAGAGTTCTTTAAATTGATCCACTTTAATTTCGGTTTCGATCTCGAATTTACCTGTGTGAAACTAAGCATGTTTTCGCACGTGATGCTAGTAGTCCTAGTTTGAGGAGTCACAATTTGGCAGTCGCAGGGGAGGATATCGCGCCACATGTGGCACTTGATGGCTGCGGACGCACCCATCACTGTTACCATCAAGGTTAAGGACAATCTCATCAatgttttgttcattttcgtGTGGAGTTTCAGCTAGATGAGAAACAAGCATTTGCAATAAAGAGAATGTATGTAGTAGAATGTAAGTGTATTATATGTAGCAATTGAACGGTTTAGGTTAAAGATCCCCAAATAAAACTGGGAGTTCCCCGCCTGGATGACAAGCTGACGTTTAGCTTTTCTCACTCGTTTGGTATTTACACATCattgcattaaaaatcatAGAAGATACAGtgtg includes these proteins:
- the ltl gene encoding leucine-rich repeat protein SHOC-2, which translates into the protein MNKTLMRLSLTLMVTVMGASAAIKCHMWRDILPCDCQIVTPQTRTTSITCENMLSFTQVVDLLRGHFHSHEKINLRLERSNLQDLQYRQFREINVTIESIKLNHDYLGFLEENTFAGMSRVTYVSFADTSIDAIPGHLWKYMPNIQTVDLGRTNIKEILLNSFEGLADIRTIVLPGNQISKIDKNSIPLQIQRLHLGRNRIYNLNGTLTGLRDMSWLFLNANEFEDLEGQLPYEASNLKMIHASNNRLVRIPQQLSDYPRLETVFLNNNEITSLDGAIAGCRALERIDLKSNQIHTITATDFLECEVLDTLDLAYNQISTLNHSLLPLKSLETLNLSNNLLSEFCFSEIFGLERLHRLELSYNQISNIVGPASNLVEPNIRLTELKLDHNSLEVLNAALSGLSELLRLDLSYNKLRRISPDDLINLDQLRLLDISHNQLKTLEEMSKTYLPRLSELKATHNQLTILEHDFHGLPVLCDADLSSNQIVALGRDLVTKTRCKLEHGVHDGPYDTLKIVLSYNPILCDAALPEITSEMETNHTKVTGVSYHCPTLDELPITAKPNAYLGYVPEQASPTMPALAPFYAKSPYEPPLIHNNAERLDTPNQIETKIYPNLREAQTDQRRTGDQYQTQHLQNLEGHKAEVIQSLNDQPITSTLHQTIHINQTQETAPNINVSGAILIDPITQGQVINKLASDIEVLKTRIEAISVQNERLFNKTILELEHANLTVKVP